The Cytobacillus oceanisediminis DNA segment GTTTAGCTGCAGCCCAGAGCAACATAACAAGTGTGAGAATTCCGCGCTTTGTCATCTATGTGACGGAATCCGCCTTTACAAGAACAGCTATGAAGAACGACTGCAAAAACAAAAAGCCCGGGAGGAACGGAAGGCTGCTGAAAAAAGAGCCGATTTCCGCATTCACAAGGCAGAGAAAAAAGAAGGGATGTCCTTTGAAAAAGATGTGACGAAGGCCTGGAATTCAGGCTATCATGCAAAGCAAAAACAAAGCGATGCCTTCAAGCAATCTTCTAAAAAGACAAAAATTCAAAAGCCTCGCATTCAATTGGATGAATCTGAAAGCGTAAAGGAAGATAAGGTACCGGAAGCGGCCCCGCCAAAGACGGTTTCCTTATCAACTTTTACAAAAACTGCTGCAAAGGAAAAGCCGGTAGTGGACGCCAAGCGCCAAAGCAACAGCGGAGCTCTTTGGTATGCAAAGGGCGATATCAAGACACAGGATTACCTAATGGAGTGCAAGGAAAGGGGAACAGTCAATGCCCGGGGTGAGAAGACTATCAGCATCCCAAAAGACTGGCTGACCAAACAGGAAAAGGAAGCGTTCCAGGAGAACAGGCCGTTTTGGATTCTTCCCTTCCGATACAAGAATGATGATTCAATCTATCTCGTTAAGAGTTTTGACCAGGAGATTGAAATGTATCAGGAGATTAGAAGATTGAGGGAAGAACTGGAGCAGATGAGGAGTCAAGCAAAATGACTTTTGCGGTCTAGAAAAATGACAAAAATGTCATCGAACATTCATTCTAAATCTATGGTGTCTTGCGCATATTTGTGGGAAAATAACTTTTGCAGACGGGCAGCAGGCATCGACATGAAAGGAATACAGACAACATGAGAATGCACGAAAATTTCACGAGATGCCAGTGTGGACAAGCTTACCTTCGAAAAGAGGAACATGTCCTTGCCCAATATAAAAAATTAGAAAATGGCAAAGCGATTTCCTTTACGGAACTCCCTGAAAAGCGTGAGACACGATACATTTGCTCAAACTGTGATCAAATTATCTTTGTCAAAAGGGAGTCATAACATGCCAAAAGAAGAAAAAGACAAAAACCAGGAAGTTTTCGATCAGGCTTTTGGAAGCCTGCTAAATACCGAGCCTGAAAACAACATTGAACAGGAACCTGAGACACCTCTGGAAGAGGCACTTTTCGGACCACCGGAAGAACATGTGCCCCTTACCGAAAAGGAGTGGGCTGCAGCCGCTGAGAATTATATCCCTCCGTCCGTCAGTGACGAGCATTGGGAACAATTCGCAGCAAGGCCGCCAATCCCTCCTCTTGATAGAGAACAGGAAGCGCGCGCGGTCCAATTAGGACTGCAGGAACTTCGGAAGATGAAGGAATATACTCATTATATTTACCAGCATATGACCAAAGAATTTAAGGCTATCTATGTTACATACCCCCTGCTGCTGGAAGGTAAGTACGAGGATGTGTATGCGGGTGCTCACAAAGACATCATGGACACGATTGAGGATTTGGAGCATTTGATTGCCGGCGATATTGACGCGGTTCAAGCGGTGAAAAATGATTTTAAACTGTTTCAGCAATTCGAAGAGCAGAGGCTTTCCCTTCTTTATAAAATAATAGATTTCTATAATAAGAAGCTATTATAGAATTTTTTACAAAAAGCACTTGCATTTTCCAGTTCGAGTGCTTATGTTACTGCTTGGACGTTTTATCGTATTGTAACCGTGATTAAGGCAAAAAACCGTTGAAAAATATGCGTAGGGTGGGGAACATCAACATGGAGAAAGCACAACAGGTCGTATCTTATAATGCACAAAGCAGAGGTCATAAGACAAAGGGCAACACTTACAAGGATCGATACGTCGAGAATACTTGCCCAGAGTGCGGAAATGCTCGAGCTTACAAAGATGAATGGAAAACAAGAATCAAGTACACTTGCCTGAAGCGTGCTTGCCGTCATCAGTGGTTCGAGAAAAAGATCATTAAATCCGGGTTGGAGCTTACTGAAGCCGAATAAAATATACGATAGAGAGTCCATCTTATTTGGTGGGCTCTCTTTTTTTCCCACCCTCTCATATCAGCGGAAATACAACATGAGAGGAATTGATTCAAATGGAAAGAAAAATCACGAAGAACATAGTAATACAAAACTGCCTGAAGATTGGAGCAGGAATTGTAGTGGCTGGTTGCGTAGGATTTCAATTTCATGAGAACCAGGAATTGAATAAGGACTTAGAGGCCTTGAATCATAAATATGAAAAATCCGTCCAAGAGTTAGATGAAGCAGCCAAAGCAAATGCACAATTACTAGAGCAAAGCCAGTCTCTAAGCCAGACAGCGGAAAAGCTAAAAAAAGACAAAGGCAAATTGGCCAAGAAGTCTGCTCAGCTTGAAGCAAAGAACAAAAAGCTTGAGACTAAAAATACAGAGCTTGAAAAGAGCAACCGTAAGTTGAAGCTGGGCCTTGAAGCAGAAAAGAGCCAACTCAGGCCAGTAGCCAAAAAGCCGGCAAGCCAAACAGTCAAAGTGGCTGAAGAAAAAAAGCCAAATAAGCCAGCTGCTAAGAATGTGAAGACTGTTGTTCATGGTACAGCTTCAGCCTATACGGCAAGTTGCAATGGATGTACAGGGATTACTGCTTCCGGAGAAAGAGTGGAACGCGGGATGGTCGCCATGGCCAAATGGGTGCCACTTGGCACAAAAGTCAGGATTACAAGTCCTGCCGCTCCACATGTTAACGGAGTCTACACAGTAGCCGATAGAGGTGGAGCGATCAAAGGCAATCGAGTAGACATATTCATGGAATCCCACAGTAAAGCCGTTGCATTCGGTATGAAAGAAGTAAAGATCGAAATCCTCAACTAACCCCCACATAATTTCATCACGAAGGAGGGTGCCCATTGTTTTCGCTACGTTTAAGCGGTGACTTATTGGACATTCGCATTGAATCCAAACTCTCCCACCAGGGCTTCCGTGACTACACGGATTTTATGAGGTCATTGCCCGGCGCCTATTACGTCGAGGCTGAATACAAATGGATGGTGCCAAAGAAAAATATAGATATCTTTGCCCAGCGCTATGAAGACATGACCGCCTGGCACACCACGATTGAAGCCATTAAAGAAATAGAAGAAGTAATTCTCCCCGAATTCCCAACACTCACCGATTTTTCCGATTTTAAATTACACCCATACGAGTTTCAGCAGCAAGGCATATCTTTCCTAAGCCATGTCGGAAGCGGTATTATCGGGGACGACATGGGCCTTGGAAAAACGGTTCAAACCGCAGGAGCCGCCCATATGCTCCATAAGCAGGGCAAAGCCAATAAGATTTTGGTTATCTGCCCGGCATCATTGAAATATCAATGGTCGAAGGAAATA contains these protein-coding regions:
- a CDS encoding 3D domain-containing protein produces the protein MERKITKNIVIQNCLKIGAGIVVAGCVGFQFHENQELNKDLEALNHKYEKSVQELDEAAKANAQLLEQSQSLSQTAEKLKKDKGKLAKKSAQLEAKNKKLETKNTELEKSNRKLKLGLEAEKSQLRPVAKKPASQTVKVAEEKKPNKPAAKNVKTVVHGTASAYTASCNGCTGITASGERVERGMVAMAKWVPLGTKVRITSPAAPHVNGVYTVADRGGAIKGNRVDIFMESHSKAVAFGMKEVKIEILN